In the genome of Flexistipes sinusarabici DSM 4947, one region contains:
- a CDS encoding DHH family phosphoesterase codes for MIIHVTHNDMDGAGCSILLKSVYKNIDTFYLNYDEVDDFILNNFVHYDRIIITDVSPGEELLKHLINRLEITLIDHHISSENLKSYDFTIHETGKSATKLTYEWLLSENKNVKKFHDLVKCINDYDLWLLQNKKSLKMNMLFTLFGIDRFVKRFLCNPSTAFAKEEKLLLELEEESQNKYFENSEKHIQVFTDKWGRTFGCIFAEKYNSELGNYLLQKMQLQYIFIINAQKRKISLRSIPTVSVNDIAEANNGGGHKNAAGFSTDYDFGMKDFLKKSGVLK; via the coding sequence ATGATTATACACGTTACACACAACGATATGGACGGTGCAGGCTGTTCCATACTACTGAAGTCTGTTTACAAAAACATCGATACATTCTATCTTAATTACGATGAAGTGGATGACTTTATACTGAACAATTTTGTACATTACGACCGTATTATTATTACAGATGTTTCCCCCGGTGAAGAGCTTCTGAAACACCTTATCAACAGGCTGGAAATCACACTGATAGACCACCACATCTCATCAGAAAATCTTAAAAGTTACGATTTCACAATTCATGAAACAGGCAAATCTGCAACTAAATTAACATATGAATGGCTTTTGTCTGAAAATAAAAACGTGAAAAAATTTCATGATCTCGTGAAATGCATTAATGATTATGACCTCTGGCTTCTGCAAAACAAAAAAAGTCTGAAAATGAATATGTTGTTTACACTTTTCGGAATAGACAGGTTTGTTAAAAGATTTCTTTGTAACCCTTCAACTGCATTTGCAAAAGAAGAAAAACTGCTTCTGGAGCTGGAAGAGGAAAGTCAGAATAAATATTTTGAAAATTCAGAAAAACATATTCAAGTTTTCACTGATAAATGGGGAAGAACGTTTGGATGTATTTTTGCTGAAAAATATAATTCAGAGCTGGGAAACTATCTGTTACAGAAAATGCAGCTTCAGTATATTTTTATAATAAATGCCCAAAAAAGAAAGATTTCCCTAAGGTCGATTCCAACTGTTTCAGTTAATGATATTGCAGAAGCCAATAACGGCGGCGGACACAAAAATGCCGCAGGATTCAGCACAGATTACGATTTCGGAATGAAAGATTTCCTTAAAAAATCCGGAGTATTAAAATGA
- the yihA gene encoding ribosome biogenesis GTP-binding protein YihA/YsxC gives MKAEFITSAADTGGFPETSLPEIAFIGRSNVGKSSMINALLGRKKLVKVGNTPGKTKLINFFNIEDKYIFVDLPGYGYAKTSKAERKKWGRLIENYLKARKQLKACVLIIDIRRIPSGDDFLMIEWLSENEIPIILTATKKDKVSRNELDKHISKIAEALSVTADAVLPFSATRKDGVEMVWNNITYVLKGEKEKEL, from the coding sequence ATGAAAGCAGAATTCATTACTTCCGCAGCAGATACAGGTGGTTTCCCGGAAACAAGTCTTCCTGAAATAGCCTTTATAGGCCGCAGCAACGTAGGCAAGTCATCTATGATAAATGCATTGCTGGGAAGAAAGAAGCTTGTAAAAGTGGGAAATACGCCGGGCAAAACAAAATTAATCAATTTTTTCAATATCGAAGATAAATATATTTTTGTCGATTTGCCCGGTTACGGTTACGCAAAGACATCCAAAGCCGAAAGAAAAAAATGGGGAAGACTTATTGAAAACTATCTTAAAGCAAGAAAACAGCTTAAAGCTTGTGTACTGATCATAGATATCAGGCGAATCCCTTCCGGCGATGATTTTCTTATGATTGAATGGTTGAGTGAGAATGAAATACCGATTATACTGACCGCTACTAAAAAGGATAAAGTTTCGCGCAACGAATTGGACAAACATATCAGTAAAATAGCAGAGGCTCTTTCAGTGACCGCTGATGCTGTTCTTCCATTTTCAGCAACAAGAAAAGACGGAGTGGAAATGGTCTGGAACAATATAACATATGTATTAAAAGGAGAAAAAGAAAAAGAATTATGA